atatagatatatatcaCAGTTCAATTAACATAAACAAATTAAGAATGTCTGACGTAACTTGTACATCATGACGTGCGACGATGACAACGTCGGATAACGTGTTGACCACGTCCAATAACATGATGACGACGTCGGGAGACGTGAGATGATGACCACCTCCGTTGACGTGCGCTGGTTGACCACGCAGAAAGACTTGCAGTTGACCACGCATAATGACGTGCAGTTGACTACGCGAAATGGCGTGCAGTTGACCACGCAGAAAGACTTGCAGTTGACTACGCGAAATGGCGTGCAGTTGACCACGCATAATGACGTGCAGTTGACCACGCAGAATGACGTGCAGTTAACCACGCAGAATGACGTACATTGGTTGACCGCACAGAATGACGTGAAGTTAACCACGCAGAATGACGTGCATTGTTTGACCACGTAAAGTGACGTGCAGTAAAACCACGAAGAATGACGTACATTGGTTGACTACGCAGAATGACGTGCGTTGGTTGACCACGCAAAATGACGTGCAGTTAACCACGCACAATGACGTACATTGGTTGACCACGCAGAATGACGTGCGTTGGTTGACCACGCAGAATGACGTGCAGTTGACCACGCAGAATGACGAGCAGTTGACCACGTCCGTTGACGTGCGTTGGTTGACCGCGCGAAATGACGTGCAGTTGACCACACAGAATGTCGTACAGTTGACCACGCAGAATGACGAGCAGTTGACCACGTCCGTTGGTGAGCGTTGGTTGACCACGCAGAATGACATACAGCTGACCACGCAGAATGACGTACAGTTGACCACGCAGAATGACGTACAGTTGACCACGCAGAATGACGTACAGCAGACCACGCAGAATGACGTACAGCTGACCACGCAGAATGACGTACAGCTGACCACGCAGAATGACGTACAGCTAACCATGCAGAATGACGTACAGCTGACCACACAGAATGACGTACAGTTGACCACGCAGAATGACATACAGTTGACCCCGCAGAATGACGTGTAGTAGTAAACCTCTACTGAAGCGATGACCAGGCCAGATGACTATGCTCCTGACTCGCAGTTTGAaggggaaaacacacacacacacacacacacacacacacacacacacacacacacacacacacacacacacacacacacacacacatacaaacaccagacaaacaacaacaaacaacaaaacaggcTGTCCCTACCTGTCTCGGTGTTTTTGTGTCCTCTTGTCCTTGGTTTATTGGGAAAA
The sequence above is drawn from the Littorina saxatilis isolate snail1 unplaced genomic scaffold, US_GU_Lsax_2.0 scaffold_1332, whole genome shotgun sequence genome and encodes:
- the LOC138956712 gene encoding uncharacterized protein — protein: MTTSDNVLTTSNNMMTTSGDNDVRWLTTQNDVQLTTQNDEQLTTSVDVRWLTARNDVQLTTQNVVQLTTQNDEQLTTSVGERWLTTQNDIQLTTQNDVQLTTQNDVQLTTQNDVQQTTQNDVQLTTQNDVQLTTQNDVQLTMQNDVQLTTQNDVQLTTQNDIQLTPQNDV